TAGATTTTCAGTAAAGatatttttgttcatatttttttttgtaggctTGATAATTGACCAAAGCCTGATTGTTTATTGTTCTTTTAATAGTCTGTATTTATGTGGCCAGTTTAACaaatttaaccaatttacatttagtctttttaccaaaaaaaaagtaaataaaatccaaccaaatgttttagaatttttttccaacacatttcaaTGAATGTTGCAACTGTCCCcatgggttgttgttgttgtaaccaTAATCTGTCAGTTGCAACATTTAACTTTGTCTGATTAAATTCGGCATACATTATCATATGTACAAATATTGTAACAATGTGTATTGGTATCTGATAGATGtggatttattatattaaaattttggGTTTCCACTCAAAAGAAAATGCAAAAAGTGTTGCATCTGTCCCAACTTTCTCTTAGTAGTGTTCCAACGTCTGCAGCAATTGCGAAACGCAAAAAGACCATTTTTATAACAACTTCtaggaaaaatctgacattttaaTGCAGTCAATTTATCAATGATGCAGTTAGATTCAGATTAATGGAGGTCAGAAGAATGCAGAATTTCCATTACTGCCCATTTCCCAAGTGACAAATGAGAAACGCAAACATCCTCGAGGAAAGATGAGCTTAACCAAACGAAAGTGGCTTCAACTGACATTTTTTATTGTGAGGAGCATCAGTGTGTATAATTGGAGCCTTTATTGTGGTTGGACAGCTGAGAGACGGCAAAGGCCATCAACAGCTTCCTCGCAATTGTCCAGACAACGGCGAGGTCGTGATTAGTCGTTCAGACGATCATTAGTGTGCGGTGAAGAGCGTTTCTGTCACCTGTCCGGCTCTGTTAAGTGACTGCTTAAAGAATAGGCTGTTTATGGTCAGTCACCTCAAGATATCGGTCACAGTCTGtaataaatgtgcttttttgGACTGAGAAAGATTTTGATATATACTTTTGCACAGAGCCCATGGAGTAACTAATTTCTAACTGTTAGAAACTATTCTACTGTTCTAactatctttgccctgatgactacacaatatttaactagataCTTTTAAAGATactatagtattcagcttaaagtgacatttaaaggcttaatattGACAGTAAAATGgtttcaaaaataattaaaaactgcttttattcttaaaTAAATTAACACTTTTTTCGGAAGATAAAAATTATGTTATATGAAATATTTTGAGAGGGGGGAATCACAATTTTGACTTCGACTGTATTTAAGCTAAAATAAAGTCAATATTGTGAATTACAATTCAAAATAACgtcttattaaatgtaatttattcctatgatttaaaatgaaaatttcagCATAATTAATATGGGCTTCAGTgtcacattattcattcattttcatgtgcTTTTCCATTACTGTGATGTGGaagcagcagtcttaggagacgaccccagacttccctctccccagacacttcctccagctcctccggggggatcccgaggccagccgagagacataatcCATCCAGCGTGTcttgggtcttccctgaggcctcctcccggtgggacatgcctggaacacctacCCAGGTAGGCGTTCAGGAGGCatttgaaacagatgcccgaaccacctcagctgacttctcctGATGTGGATTAACAGCGGCTCTACTacgagctcctcccaggtgacagagcttctcaccctatctataagggtgcacaCTGCAACCCTTCAAAGtaaactcattttggccgcttgtatccaagatcttgtccccTCGGTCATGACCCACAGCTCACGGCCATAGGTGAGAGTACATAGATTGAggggtaaatcaagagctttgcttttcggctcagctccttctttaccacaacagaccggtacaaCAACTGCATGACCAATCAGACaactgtcaatctcacgttccatcctttcctcacttgtgaacaaaaccccaagatactttgaactcctccacctgtgGTAAGGACTGGGGTAAGTCACATTATCtttcagaaatttaaaaaaattttgattTGCTGCTCAATTTTGGTGAATTAATATTGTTGTTACtctattattaattatgattCTTTGAATTATCAGTGTTCCTGCTTTATACATTTGTTGATAAATTTGACTCTTTTAGAATTCAAAAATGGTTTAaaagcatataaatataaaaaagtatatattattaacttataaacatttgaacacatttgaagagttcagatgcaaaaacctctaaatgccatctcaaaatttcttctaaaatcaacttttatggcaaaaaaattGGTTCCttgcattgcctttaaagtgaaataactgaacaaaaaTATTGGAGGCTGAGGAAAAATGCTCATTCtaggagaacatttcagatggcacttggaggttttttgcatctgaactcttcatttgtttgttttcaagagttcgccctcagctgatgattgattatagagcttgtttggcatgctgtcccgggaaagagccTTGAGATcttcaagcccggggctccctcccgttgcagggcgagagggcagtccgagttcaggtaggtctcgagaactcccctgcttgataatgttggaagtagataaatgctatgaagtgtctatgctgtcaatttagatttgtcaatttgcttatgttacatgtttttggtctgtaggaggaaaccggagagcccggtgaaaacccacgcaaacatgaggagaacatgcaaactccgcacagaaatgccgacctGGCCAGGAAGTGTTCGAAcaggtgacattcttgctgtgtggccgtagtgctaaccactaggcctccgtgctgccctgacaaggaaatgggaggagtaggggtggaagggggattcttcaagacgaagatggctgaggtaagatactctggttattcatagtggttaaggagtcgtctgattggtaaatcagtgttagctaatgtggaccaggtgctatcaatcataagcacgtgctcctctcgaaattagtttataaataaactttacttaaatGTCTTTACTTTCAGTCTTGAACAATTTAATGTGTCCTTGATGAATCTGATTATAGGTATTGTTGAATAGTCCTTTGTCACAGTTTCCATTAAAAATATGAAGCAGCCCAACCGTTTTCAacactgatgataataataataaatgtttctcgAGCAGCAAATTGACATATAACAGTGTTTTCTAAAGAACCAAGTGACATGTGACACTGAAATCGTAATAATAGTTTACAGTTTTagagtttttactgtatttttgatcaaataaatccaAGTGATACTTACTGCAGAGCAACATGGGCAGAGCGAAGCTCCAGCAAGGGGAAGCTTGATCTCCAGCTCCTCCTTGCTGCACTCCTTCTACAAGTGTTGTCACTGGGAGTTAGGGACAGGGTGTACACATTAAAACAGCTCAATGGAGGTGAGCTCcacccaagtggctctgcagtgtgCACCCTCTCAATAAATGTGGCTTTGCTGAgcgaaatgtgtattttttttaaaacacatacacaatctTATTAACTCCAAATGTTTACGCAGCAGTGTAGCACAGTGTAATGCATGGTAAAGGATTTCATCTGTCAAATGATATGCAAAACAGTCATTTTTTATAAACCGCAGAAAGCCCAACAAGTTcaagtttattaaatattatcatACAATTGTATCATGACTACAATGGCTGCCAGTAAGATGAGTTTATAAAACAACAGCTGAAAATGTACAGAATGAAGACACTCGGGTTATGTGTATTTCATATATCGACATAGAAAAATATAACATGCTTATTGATATGTTGTTGACTAAAGAGGTTTGTATCTGATGGAGCCAGTTGTTCAGCTTCAAATCACAGTCTTTTAGCCAGTTTGTCCTCAGCTTTCGTCCTCGTACTGCATTCTTAAAGCCCGTAACAAGTCCTcagcctataaataaatataaatattataaaaatatatcaaatatataataaagcaTAGAGATGGCTAGTATTAAACTTGATATTATAGTTACTTGATATTAAGCACTATTCGCCAAGAAACTTAAAGCTCGATGTCTGTGCAAAATCGTAATCGTTTGCTAgcgcacattattattatttaggtaaACAATTAATATGTGTAAGTTAATCTactgataaaagttttttttttttttggtcatcttCAGTCAAAGTCTGATTTTTTGCTTGTGTGTTTTAAGCGGCTGTACTTCTTTGTTAATGTCAGTTTGGTGACACTATTCTTAACCGCACTCTACACCGTTAGTTTGCTAggagggaatgatgcgcaaaaagaaagcactgccctctactcaatattccattctGGAAggacatcaacatactgaaataaaagtcttagcaacttctggttcacacagactttaacttaatcttaaaataaaactgattaaacCCCACACtcctataataaataaaaataaataaaaatagcaatacattttatatatatcagtatacacctgacaaaagtcctgttgctatccaggttttaggaacaacaaataataacttgacttctggttgatcatttggtattagaagtggcttatatgaaaggcaaaggcctctagattacgcttattttaccaacataaaatatgatcataccttgattttaaattatttaattaggacagtaagatctgactttgcttaggcaaaagtcttgtcacttaacagaaataatgtacagtatagaatataaagtcatggtgcagtggaaaaagaattaatatagtGTATGGCTCCCATGGGCTTGGAGGacagcatccatacatctctgcaatgactcaaataacttattaataaagtcatctggaatggcaaagaaagcgttcttgcaggactcccagagttcatcaagactctttggattcatcttcaatgcctttttcttcgtcttaccccagacatgctcaataatgttcatgtctggtgactgggctggccaatccgggagcaccttgaacttctttgctttcaggaactttgatgtagaggctgaagtataagcaggagcgctatcctgctgaagaatttgccctctcctgtggtttgtaatgtaataggcattaaatgtcttgatacctcaggctgttgatgttgccatccactctgcagatctctcacatgctccctaactaaatgtaaccccaaaccataatttttcctacaccaaactttactgatttctgtgagaatattgggtctatttgagttccaataggtcttctgtagtatttgtgatgattgggatgcagttcaatagaTGATTCATCAGGAAAATCGACCTTCagctacttttccaaatgatcaactagaagtcaagttagtatttgttgctcttacaactgggatcgatgacaagacttttgttgggTAGGGTATATTTATATTACATCAGAACTGCACTCATGTTCCGTCTTatgttacaaaaatatatattaaattataatactaTCATGTACTGCATGATATTTACCTTTAAACaacttaatataaaatatattatgccAGAACCACCTGTATGCACTTTACACGATTCTTGCatgcatttatgcatttgcatATAAACCatgttaataatttatatataaatgcagaTTTTAAGTTTTCCAAATACATGCAAAATGTACTAGATACTTTTGGCTTCCTGTAACATtggaattctttttcaaatatttcccaagtgcagTTTAATGGAAAgagtttttttatcattattttattagggatagttcacacaaaatggtTAATTCTAACTTCATTCACTCaccatttatttgttgtttgagtttatatttttgttgaacacaaaagaagttatttagaaaaatgttagaaactggtaaccattgacttccattttagtttttttcctactatgtaagtccatagttactgttttttaacattcttcaaaatatcttcttttcaacACAAAAAAACGAGTTTATAtctgtttggaaccacttgatggtgagtaaactgcttaaatgtaattttttgagtgaactatcagtTTAACGATGcagttaaagggaaagttcaccaattttttttttgtctgtcaccGTTTAatctcccttcacttgtttcaaacctgtttgagttatttcttctattgaacacaaaagaagttagttagaaaaatgttggaaaccagtaaccattgacttccattgtagattCTTCCTACAAtctaagtcaatggttaccggtttctaacattcttcaaaatatcttctaaaaGAGAatcaactaatttctaataactactttcttttgtctttgccatgatgacagggcATACGATTTGACTTGTTTTTTTGGCAAGGTATTAATGTTAaagggcaatttaaaggcttaactaaacaatttaggttaattaggcaagtcattggacagcaGTGGCTTGTTTTGTAgcctatcaaaaaaataataatttcttaaggaggctaataatattgatatttaaatatatatatatttcagtcaatttaaatgaaataatactttctccagaataaataTGGTACAGGAACTACTATTAAAAATTCCTTTGCTCAGTTAaatatcacttgggaaatatttgaaaattaactttaaaaaatggACTTTAACAGTATATGCATACATTTCAGCATTAGCATGAATCAAAACATTAAGCTGTTCTTTCCGATGTTCTCACCACTTTCTCAGCTCTGTCATCTCTCTCTTCCTCCCACTGGCGTCCCTTTTCGATCATGCGCTGCATCAGTTTTAAAGCGTTGACCTCTGTGTTGTCCTGCGGGTTCTCCTgtgtcattcgttcattcatgaGCGCATACAGCCGGAGAGGCAGATGTTTGCTGTATCTCTCCAGCTGCAGATCCTGATCCGGGCTCACAGAGGTCACAGCATCGTCGTTTGAATCTTCTGATATGTCCTGGTCATCTGTGCTTTTTTTGCCCATTAAGTGTCCTGAAACAGACACCGCACATTACAGATTGATTGTTGCAATAATTTTGCGTAAAAGTGACTGAACAAGAACAGATCTGGCATTTTCATACTTAAAATGTCCATGAGTTATACAACTATTATGTGCAGAATTGAAATtaaaagggagagttcacccgaaaaatttaattctgtcataaattagtttctttttgtttttggtgaACACAAatagagatattttgaagaatgacagaaactggtaaccattgacttccatagcttttcctactatggaaatcaatggttactggtttttaacattcttcaaaatacctctttttgtgttcaacagaaaatgtAAGAACTCTTAACGCTTTAGAAtcacttgaaggtgagtaaattgtAAATCTTAATTGTTGGGTGAACTCACTTTAACAATGCAGGTCACTATTAAGTTAAAAAGTAGTTCACACAATTAGTTTTATTCTGTCtgtatttactcactttttacttgttcaaaatctGTTTTCTGTTCTTGTTCAAAACCTTTCTTCTTTTagacacaaaagaagttatttaaaaaaatgttggaaacaggtAACTGTTGTCCATTATAATTTATttcctactttggaagtcaatggttaccggttctgacattcttcaaaatatcttcttttgtgtttaagagaaaAGATgagaactcataaaggtttggaacaacttgaagGTAAGTAAAATGTGCGTAAAtgtcattttgggtgaattatcccttttacAATCCAATTTGGGTGATAGTACAACATTTTActtattctgtcattatttactctcctttcacttgttccaaacctgtttgagtttatttcttttgttgaacacaaaaataagttatttaaaacaatgttggaaactggtaaccatagactttcattgtattttttttcctactatggaagtcaatggtaacattcttcaaaatatctttatttgtattaaaaaaaaaaaagaactcataacggtttagaaccacttgagggtgagtaaattgtttgtaaattgtcatttttggttacactatccctttaacaatgcAATTTAAGTGATAGTACACCaatttttttattctgtctttatttactctccctttacttgttcgaaacctgtttgagtttctttttttattgtagaacacaaaagaaattattcagaaaaatgaaaaccattgacttcaattgtaagttttgttcctactatggaagtcaatggttaccggtttctaacattcttcaaaatatctccttttgtgttcaacaaaaaagaaaaaagctcataacggtttggaaccacttgggtGTGAGTAAATTGTGTGTAAACCTTAATTTTTTGGGAGAGCACACTTTAACAATGCAGGTCACAGTTAAGTTAAATAAGTAGTTCACAGATTTTTGTTAATCTGtcttcatttattcaccctttacttgttcaaaatgtttttttctgttcaacataaaataagttatttagaaaaatgttgaaaacctgtagccattgacttacatagtatatgttttttatactactgaagtcaatggctaccggtttctaacattcctcaaaatatcttctttactgtttaaaaaaaaaagaactcatAACAGTGTGGAatgacttgagggtgagtaaattgagcataaattgtcatatttggttggactatccctttaacaatgcagttaaagcaacagttcacctttgttttttattctgttatcatttactctccctttacttgttccaaaactgtttgagtttcttttcatcttttgaacaaaaaataaaattagaaaaacgtttgaaaccggtaactattgacttccattgtattttctttcctactatggaagtcaatggttagcagtttctaacattattcaaaatatcttcttttgtgtttaactgaaaaaaaaaccccTCATAATTAGtttgaaccacttgagggtgagtagatTGTGCATAAATtgacattttggggtgaactatccctttaaaaatgcaGTTACAGGGATATTTCACCAATGTATTATttgtattctgtcatcatttactctcccttcatttgttccaaatctgtttgagtttctttcttctgttggacacaaaagaagttagttggaaaatgttgtaaacctgtaactattgacttccatagtatttgtttttcctactattgtaTTTTATGGTTACCagttctaacattcttcaaaatatcttctattgtgttcaacagaatcatAAGAACTCATAACtggttggaaccacttgaggatgagtaaactgtttaaatgttcgattttgggtgaactatacccaTCAACAATGcagttaaattaaatatatttcatcaatttatttatttttattctgtcatcatttactctccctttattTGTGCGAAACCTgtttgggtttatttcttctgttggacacaaaataagttatttagaaaaatgtaactggtaaccattgacttctattgtatttttttttcctactttggaagtcaatggttaccagtttctaacattcttcaaaatatcttcgtttgtgttcaccaaaaataacaacaacaacaacaataacaactcaTAATGGTTTGAAGCAAGTGAAGGGGAGAAAACTTTAATGTTAGATATGAAATGTAATCTGGactacaacatacaaataaatatatacatatttgagccaaaaaatgtaataaaatttaattaaatatataaaattgctTACATTATACCTCATTTGTTCATTATATAACCCCAATAGAATTTATGCAATCTTAAATGTAAAAACCTGATATTGTTCCTCCTTATTATATAAATTCATCTCACACAAACAAAAGCCAGTGACCCGCCTCCTGTTTTCATCCAATTAAGACTCTGCTGTAAGTCTGCTCTTTAAACCCCATGAATCCACTTTTCCTCTTCAGTCTCGATGCTTAAATAACACTTTGCAATCACTTCAGACACAATCCTAATATATGCACTCAATAAACTTCCTCTGATACTTTCATCAGCTGATTTATATGATAATTATTGCCTAGTGTTATTGATTTCAGTGTAGATTATTGTGTTTCAGCCACAATCATTTAGTGCAGaacttaaaaattttttaaaaatgctatttgtttattattatgcatattatttttgtatattttattgtcCATATGTTCATATTAATGCTTCATACTATACATGACCATGTTCTTCCACATGACTGCACTTAACCTATCAACTATTATTAAGCAGATAATTATATCCGAATTAAGCAaagttatagtaataataatagtgatcATTGGACCTCATTATCATTTCATTTCAAAAGCACACATTACTTCAGACATACAATTTTTGgtactatttattttaatatctttaCATTTTGCAATCTGTTGCTGTCCCACTACTtgcatatatacatgtatataattatgtatataaaataaaatacaatacaactaATTAATGCATTTCTAATAATGAATCAATAATAGAAAATACTGTTTAATATGTGTGTAAACAGTTAATTTAATTGTACATTATTAAGATTAAACTGATTATGTGGATTATATGGTTATAAAAGCTGTTATTATCCTAGATATAAACTATAATTGTCATAAGCTTTAATAAAGTCTCTTAAACtctgcttttatttgataaaaaatactacagtattaTAAAATATGGACTATTTTCATACATTTCCCAATCATAATTATCAGCTACGTTAATCCAGCCTTCACCGTCACAACCGAAATCCTTTTAATATCCCAGTTTAAGTCATGTGAACTCACAAACTCaagcattaaacaaaaaaatgtgattatttttggtattacaataaaaaataaataaaaacaaccatCACTCACCAACAGCCCAGTGATTCCCGCGTGGATAAACTTTTCCGATTGGTTGTGCGTCTGATGCAAACACTTCACAGAGCACAACGACCAAAATGATGGACACGACGAATCTGTATCTCCACACCAGGCACATAGTAACGCTCATAATATAAAACGTCAGTAAGTACTCCTAAATAATACTTGCTCTTGCAGGTATTGCTAATAAAGGCCCTTGTAATAGTGCTGCATATGTATAATCAGTTCATTTATATACTCCCGTGACGACGACCACTTAAAAGGTGGAAGAATATGACGCGATAATATGGGAGAGAAACTAATGTCTGGATGACTCGTTTGGGGTGGACGCGGAAAGTTTAAAGCCTCCTCCCAGGGTTTCTGCGTCAGGATCTGGGCAGGTTAGTCTATTTGACATAAAAAAATGAAGGGGGTGGGGGGTGAATGTCACGTTGAGCTAACCTGTCATTATCTCAGCCATGGGCTATTGTGCTCCCCAAGACAGATTCAATGTGAAGTGTCATCGGCTTTTTATAAGATGCGGGGTAAAAATAACGTCAAAATGACTTCTTGCTTTGTCGTGCTGTTTGTGCAATGGAGCTTTAATTGTTTCTTGTTAGGGGAAATATGGGGATAAAAATACAGTAGACAAACTTTTTGTTGAATAACACCCGTTTAAAAGCTGAGAACACGAGTTAGTTTACCACAAAATGAGCATGTATTCACTATTTAGTCATCCTCAAGTGG
The genomic region above belongs to Danio rerio strain Tuebingen ecotype United States chromosome 21, GRCz12tu, whole genome shotgun sequence and contains:
- the grp gene encoding gastrin-releasing peptide precursor produces the protein MSVTMCLVWRYRFVVSIILVVVLCEVFASDAQPIGKVYPRGNHWAVGHLMGKKSTDDQDISEDSNDDAVTSVSPDQDLQLERYSKHLPLRLYALMNERMTQENPQDNTEVNALKLMQRMIEKGRQWEEERDDRAEKVAEDLLRALRMQYEDES